The Erythrobacter insulae genome window below encodes:
- a CDS encoding pyridoxal phosphate biosynthetic protein: MMHADMDTSKAPDLTAEQKRWAFLGSTMLLTAVGFLGFAFAEGIMLPFAIGWVVLQMFGYVGSLKLGNGDLAHPLFKTQVMLHMMVLGLLIALVIRATPG; the protein is encoded by the coding sequence ATGATGCACGCTGATATGGACACCAGCAAAGCACCGGACCTGACGGCAGAACAGAAACGCTGGGCGTTCCTCGGATCGACAATGCTGCTTACGGCGGTCGGTTTTCTTGGGTTTGCCTTTGCAGAAGGCATCATGCTGCCGTTCGCGATAGGATGGGTGGTGTTGCAGATGTTCGGGTATGTCGGATCATTGAAACTGGGCAATGGCGATCTTGCCCATCCGTTGTTCAAAACTCAGGTGATGCTGCACATGATGGTGCTGGGCCTGCTGATCGCTTTGGTTATCAGGGCAACTCCGGGTTGA
- the acpS gene encoding holo-ACP synthase: protein MLIGLGSDLCNIERIQNSLDRFGKRFENRVFTDIERAKARRRPFTIAGTYAKRFAAKEAFSKAVGTGFKRGVFMKDIGVVNAPSGAPTLALTGGAAKRLEEMIPSGHEAHIHLTLTDDHPWAQAFVIIEALPMTDV, encoded by the coding sequence ATGTTAATCGGTCTTGGCTCTGATCTGTGCAATATTGAACGCATTCAAAATTCGCTCGACCGGTTTGGCAAGCGTTTCGAAAACCGCGTTTTTACTGATATCGAGCGCGCGAAAGCCCGTCGCCGCCCTTTTACCATTGCCGGAACGTACGCCAAACGCTTCGCTGCGAAAGAAGCCTTCAGCAAGGCCGTAGGCACGGGGTTTAAACGCGGTGTGTTCATGAAAGATATCGGCGTGGTCAACGCGCCTTCGGGTGCACCCACACTTGCTCTCACCGGCGGCGCTGCAAAGCGGCTTGAAGAAATGATCCCTTCAGGCCATGAGGCGCATATTCATCTTACCCTAACCGACGATCATCCATGGGCACAGGCCTTCGTCATAATCGAAGCCCTGCCCATGACCGACGTTTGA
- the lepB gene encoding signal peptidase I produces MNHQTDPQTEEKINWFAELRGLAIMLLAVLAFHSLVAKPFYIPSTSMMPSLYVGDRLVVSKYPYGWSWASASFHMLPRGEWRVLGSNPEYGDIVIPVHPTRNEDYIKRVVALPGDTIEVRDGRIILNGVPVKREIVPPVRIPFEPELLCDSSLGKRACLENFDRYRVTGADGTDYFEPETYRETLPNGATYLVIDHTNQPLDNFGPQVIPEDHVFVMGDNRDESADSRAPAEARGLGGAIPMENIGGRAEFITFSLDGSTTWNPASWFSSLRGDRAWTTLRPPIAEGYETEE; encoded by the coding sequence GTGAACCATCAAACCGACCCTCAGACCGAAGAAAAGATCAACTGGTTCGCCGAACTGCGCGGGCTGGCGATCATGCTGCTCGCAGTGCTGGCGTTTCACAGTCTCGTCGCCAAACCATTCTACATTCCCTCCACCTCCATGATGCCCAGCCTGTATGTTGGTGACCGCCTCGTGGTGAGCAAATATCCCTATGGTTGGTCATGGGCATCGGCGAGTTTTCACATGCTGCCGCGCGGCGAATGGCGCGTGCTTGGCTCAAACCCTGAATATGGTGACATCGTCATTCCGGTTCATCCGACCCGTAACGAGGATTATATCAAGCGTGTCGTTGCGCTTCCGGGGGACACGATTGAGGTTCGCGATGGCCGGATCATCCTTAATGGAGTTCCGGTAAAACGCGAAATCGTGCCGCCGGTTCGTATTCCATTCGAACCAGAATTGCTGTGCGATAGCAGCTTGGGCAAGCGTGCCTGTCTTGAAAATTTTGACCGGTACAGAGTGACCGGTGCAGACGGGACAGACTATTTTGAGCCGGAAACCTACCGGGAAACTCTGCCCAACGGCGCGACCTATCTGGTCATCGACCACACCAACCAGCCGCTTGATAATTTCGGGCCTCAGGTCATTCCCGAAGACCACGTTTTCGTCATGGGTGATAACCGTGATGAAAGCGCCGACAGCCGCGCGCCTGCCGAAGCGCGCGGATTAGGCGGAGCCATTCCGATGGAAAACATTGGCGGCCGCGCGGAATTCATCACCTTCTCACTCGACGGATCGACCACGTGGAACCCGGCGAGCTGGTTCTCAAGCCTTCGCGGTGATCGGGCATGGACAACGCTGCGCCCGCCAATCGCCGAAGGATATGAAACCGAAGAGTGA